A single genomic interval of Natronolimnobius sp. AArcel1 harbors:
- a CDS encoding tryptophan--tRNA ligase: MTGDDSREEPTANESGTPVPDGGAAGADDVALDPWGSSSVSDYRKLFEEFGIEEFDEVLEEVPNPHYLMRRGVIFGHRDYRPVAEALQNDEPAAVLSGFMPTGDPHIGHKLVFDEIIWHQQQGADAYGLIADLEANSARGMSWEEIDEHARDYLLSLLALGFDPEEGTLYRQSENRELQDLSFELGAEANFSEFQAIYGFDGETDVSHMQSVVTQMADILYPQLEEPKPTVIPVGPDQDPHVRLARDLAERMRFFKVSEAYASFELEPAERALVATFYDDLDPADFDDDTLRCTHVADALAETPLADLETDADTLSSVLTKLEEAGMEPVRPRTRFSDRRATEDAFDALIDAIEGEKRVYENHIDAFEIDRAAAEALAREIEVDNGGYGFQPPSSIYHRFMTGLTGGKMSSSNPASHISLLDDPEDGYDKVKAATTGGRETAEEQREKGGKADECPVYELYAYLLAGDDDEFAKEVYDECVGGERLCGGCKEQAAELMRKFLADHQEKRDEVEDLLEETDIELESPRRR, from the coding sequence ATGACCGGAGACGATTCACGCGAGGAGCCTACTGCGAACGAGTCAGGGACCCCAGTACCCGATGGAGGAGCCGCCGGAGCAGATGACGTTGCACTGGACCCCTGGGGATCCTCGTCCGTCTCCGACTACCGCAAACTGTTCGAGGAGTTCGGCATCGAGGAGTTCGACGAGGTCCTCGAGGAGGTGCCGAATCCGCACTATCTGATGCGCCGGGGCGTCATCTTCGGCCACCGCGACTACCGCCCGGTCGCCGAAGCACTGCAAAACGACGAACCAGCGGCTGTCCTGTCGGGATTCATGCCCACCGGCGACCCCCACATCGGCCACAAACTCGTCTTCGACGAGATCATCTGGCACCAGCAACAAGGCGCAGACGCCTACGGCCTAATCGCCGATCTCGAGGCGAACTCTGCTCGCGGCATGAGCTGGGAGGAGATCGACGAACACGCCCGCGACTACCTGCTCTCGTTGCTCGCACTCGGCTTCGACCCCGAAGAGGGAACGCTCTATCGTCAGTCCGAAAACCGCGAACTACAGGATCTTTCCTTCGAACTCGGCGCTGAGGCCAACTTCTCCGAGTTTCAGGCCATCTACGGCTTCGACGGCGAGACCGACGTTTCGCACATGCAGTCCGTCGTCACCCAGATGGCAGACATCCTCTACCCACAACTCGAGGAGCCAAAACCCACCGTCATCCCCGTCGGCCCGGATCAGGATCCACACGTCCGCCTAGCGAGGGACCTCGCCGAACGGATGCGATTCTTCAAGGTCAGCGAAGCGTACGCCAGCTTCGAACTCGAGCCCGCAGAACGCGCCCTCGTGGCGACGTTCTACGATGACCTCGATCCGGCCGACTTCGACGACGACACACTGCGCTGTACCCACGTCGCTGACGCGCTCGCCGAAACGCCGCTTGCCGACCTCGAGACCGACGCCGACACGTTGAGTTCAGTCCTGACGAAACTCGAGGAGGCAGGTATGGAGCCGGTTCGGCCGCGTACGCGATTTTCCGACCGGCGGGCGACCGAGGACGCCTTCGACGCGCTGATCGACGCCATCGAGGGCGAAAAGCGCGTCTACGAGAACCACATCGACGCCTTTGAGATCGACCGCGCTGCGGCCGAAGCGTTGGCTCGGGAGATCGAAGTCGACAACGGCGGCTACGGCTTTCAGCCACCGTCGTCGATCTACCACCGCTTCATGACTGGGCTGACGGGCGGGAAAATGTCCTCATCGAACCCAGCGAGCCACATCTCCTTGCTTGACGACCCCGAGGACGGCTACGACAAAGTGAAAGCCGCGACTACCGGCGGCCGCGAAACCGCCGAGGAGCAGCGCGAGAAAGGCGGCAAAGCCGACGAGTGTCCCGTCTACGAACTCTACGCCTACCTGCTCGCCGGGGACGACGACGAGTTCGCCAAAGAGGTCTACGACGAATGTGTCGGCGGCGAACGCCTCTGTGGCGGCTGTAAGGAACAAGCCGCCGAACTCATGCGCAAGTTCCTCGCAGACCACCAAGAGAAACGCGACGAAGTCGAAGACCTGCTCGAGGAGACGGATATCGAACTCGAGTCACCGCGCCGACGGTAA
- a CDS encoding MoxR family ATPase has product MADDGVSVGTASDTCTEVLSRISDAVITDREFLEHVLTAALARGHILLEDVPGTGKTLTAVTVAQALGLEFSRIQFTPDLLPNDITGSHIFNEQSGEFEFTPGPVFANVVLADEINRAPPKTQAALLEAMDEGQVTVDGETRDLPDPFLVIATQNPVEQEGTFELPEAQRDRFMMKTSIGYPGREGELELLERRSQRETKLPTVDPVLDTAGVQDLQAVPERISMAPAVREYLVDLARETRADSRVEIGISPRGIQRYYEAARARATLEGREYVAPDDIKRIAEPMMQHRLVLTTDARIEGVDGVSVVRDVLNRVEVPAVDP; this is encoded by the coding sequence ATGGCAGATGACGGCGTCTCCGTCGGTACGGCAAGCGACACCTGCACCGAGGTCCTCTCTCGGATCAGCGACGCAGTAATTACGGACCGGGAATTTCTCGAGCACGTTCTCACCGCGGCGCTGGCTCGCGGGCATATCCTGCTCGAGGACGTCCCGGGGACGGGAAAGACGCTTACGGCAGTCACCGTCGCACAGGCGCTCGGCCTCGAGTTCTCCCGGATTCAGTTTACGCCGGACCTCCTGCCGAACGACATCACGGGCTCACACATTTTCAACGAACAAAGCGGCGAGTTCGAGTTCACGCCCGGGCCGGTCTTCGCAAACGTCGTGCTGGCCGACGAGATCAATCGTGCGCCGCCAAAGACGCAGGCCGCGCTGCTTGAAGCGATGGACGAGGGACAGGTTACCGTCGATGGGGAAACCCGCGACCTGCCGGACCCATTCTTGGTGATTGCGACGCAGAACCCGGTCGAACAGGAGGGCACGTTCGAACTCCCCGAAGCCCAGCGCGACCGCTTCATGATGAAGACCTCGATTGGGTATCCCGGCCGCGAGGGCGAACTCGAGTTGCTCGAGCGACGGAGCCAACGCGAGACGAAGCTGCCGACGGTCGATCCGGTCCTCGACACGGCGGGCGTCCAAGACCTGCAGGCTGTCCCCGAGCGCATCTCGATGGCACCCGCTGTCCGTGAGTATCTCGTCGACCTCGCTCGTGAGACGCGCGCGGATAGCCGTGTTGAGATCGGCATCTCCCCGCGCGGGATTCAGCGCTACTACGAGGCTGCTCGAGCCAGAGCGACGCTCGAGGGGCGAGAGTACGTTGCACCGGACGATATCAAGCGAATCGCCGAGCCGATGATGCAACATCGACTTGTGTTGACTACGGATGCCAGAATCGAGGGCGTCGACGGCGTGAGTGTCGTCCGCGACGTGTTGAACCGCGTCGAAGTGCCGGCGGTCGATCCGTAA